A genomic window from Quercus lobata isolate SW786 chromosome 10, ValleyOak3.0 Primary Assembly, whole genome shotgun sequence includes:
- the LOC115964556 gene encoding uncharacterized protein LOC115964556, whose protein sequence is MPHICSYDGVKDPLDHLKTFKTLMHLQGIVDKIMCRAFPTTLKGAARICFSRLTPGSISTFKELSAQFTSHFIGGHRYKKSTACLMNIKQWEDETLRSYITRFNKEALSIDQADDKILVAAFTNGIRKGKFPFSLYKNDPKTMSEVLYMATKYMNAENVLLTHEDKPRKRERQEDTRQDRGRKVARTGEQQDDRRSKPPIRRFTSFTPLTTSIDQVFMQIKDEGTLTFPGKLKGDPSKRPRDKYCRFHRDHGHDTADYYDLK, encoded by the coding sequence ATGCCACATATATGCAGTTACGACGGAGTCAAGGATCCTCTAGATCACCTGAAGACCTTCAAGACattgatgcaccttcaaggaatTGTAGACAAGAtaatgtgtagggccttccctacaacgcTGAAGGGTGCTGCGAGAATTTGTTTTAGTCGGTTAACGCCTGGCTCTATCAGTACTTTCAAGGAGCTGAGCGCTCAGTTCACTTCACACTTCATTGGAGGACACAGGTACAAGAAGTCAACTGCATGCCTGATGAACATTAAGCAGTGGGAGGATGAGACGCTGAGGTCCTACATAACTCGTTTCAACAAGGAGGCCCTCTCAATTGACCAGGCGGACGACAAGATACTCGTGGCAGCATTCACTAATGGGATACGAAAGGGTAAGTTCCCATTTTCTCTGTACAAAAATGATCCAAAAACCATGTCGGAAGTGCTCTACATGGCTACCAAGTATATGAACGCGGAAAACGTATTGCTGACCCACGAGGATAAGCCTAGAAAAAGGGAAAGGCAGGAGGACACAAGACAGGATAGAGGGCGCAAAGTGGCTAGGACTGGAGAACAACAGGATGATAGACGCTCCAAACCCCCCATTAGGAGATTCACAAGCTTCACTCCGTTAACTACCTCAATAGATCAAGTCTTCATGCAGATCAAAGACGAAGGAACCCTGACATTCCCAGGCAAGTTAAAGGGAGATCCCAGCAAGAGACCAAGGGATAAGTACTGCCGCTTCCATCGAGACCACGGGCACGACACAGCTGACTACTATGATCTAAAATAG
- the LOC115966097 gene encoding ethylene-responsive transcription factor ERF118-like — translation MADRKKNVRLNQDNNCYTSKKNSMRKIRIIYSDPYATESSSDDEEEKYEFKHESMGGKRNVKEIFLPGPQHDSYTDTCPQHNSDKCKQKISISNQLCKDMEVGETSASNEFIYKNKVGRSSSIYKGVRLRSSGKYGSEITDPIEGCRVWLGTFNTEIEAALAYKKRSLEFERLQWLEKNKNLLSTDVNAISEECKDLFSHPFSPSSVLEVSTPAILGNGIGYSIKEENSEEPIQYGSTAALVGNGIGYSIKEENNEEPIQYGSTAALVGNGIGNSIKEEGSVDTNLEEEQSFLDFMDDIDAYPTLGDECGEEYALPPFDFEFATRDFSWIDKVLNLASP, via the coding sequence ATGGCTGACCGCAAAAAGAATGTACGATTAAACCAAGACAACAATTGTTACACATCGAAGAAAAACTCTATGAGGAAAATTCGTATCATATACTCTGATCCTTATGCCACTGAATCTTCaagtgatgatgaagaagaaaaatatgagtttaaacATGAATCAATGGGTGGTAAGCGCAATGTCAAGGAGATTTTTCTTCCGGGACCCCAACATGATTCATATACAGATACTTGTCCACAACACAATTCAgataaatgcaaacaaaaaattagtattagtaaTCAGCTCTGCAAAGATATGGAAGTTGGTGAGACTAGTGCTAGTAATgagtttatttataaaaataaagttggaAGATCATCTTCTATCTACAAGGGTGTTCGGTTAAGGTCATCGGGGAAGTATGGCTCGGAGATTACTGACCCAATTGAAGGTTGTCGAGTGTGGCTAGGCACTTTTAATACTGAGATTGAGGCTGCTTTGGCTTATAAGAAAAGGAGTCTTGAGTTTGAAAGATTGCAATGGTTAGAGAAGAATAAGAATTTGCTATCGACTGATGTGAATGCCATATCCGAAGAGTGTAAAGATTTGTTTTCTCATCCATTCTCCCCATCATCTGTGCTTGAGGTCTCTACGCCAGCTATACTTGGTAATGGAATTGGATATTcaatcaaagaagaaaacagTGAGGAACCAATTCAATATGGCTCTACTGCAGCTCTAGTTGGTAATGGAATTGGATATTcaatcaaagaagaaaacaatgagGAACCAATTCAATATGGCTCTACTGCAGCTCTAGTTGGTAATGGAATTGGAAATTCAATCAAAGAAGAAGGCAGTGTGGACACAAATCTTGAAGAAGAACAATCGTTTTTGGATTTTATGGATGACATTGATGCTTATCCTACTCTTGGCGATGAATGTGGTGAGGAATATGCTCTTCCTCCTTTCGATTTTGAATTTGCTACAAGGGACTTTTCTTGGATTGATAAGGTCCTAAATCTTGCAAGCCCATAA